In the genome of Acidimicrobiales bacterium, one region contains:
- a CDS encoding cupin domain-containing protein — translation MANFYDNWLGMWDKAEEERAASRRNIHEEELQWVETAQDFRAALMISPETGFRTWGTTTMTAEIPSGGHTGAHKHGEEAILIVEGTGYSVIDNIRYDWKRHSVVAVPFGAVHQHFNTGDDTVRYVSILSVHLEHYAGLHRTIQVEPFGMTSTEPDVERSPDGLAPEGNRIVLHREDGTRQGGETDGVPVPEIPAEMPEFDPEHPLILGDLDGMGRLPVGMHHGGSSGVGFMSCRREVNGFRVYENEISGILSDEPHAYGGMHAHMEAHLYCLAGHGYTTVGDEKVEWRKGSAWWVPGPQTPHRHVNESDEHSEMVRIAFGIRYFFERSAKREFPYLYLSPRQAVLERSSAGRS, via the coding sequence ATGGCAAATTTCTACGACAACTGGCTCGGCATGTGGGACAAGGCCGAGGAAGAGCGAGCCGCTTCACGACGCAATATCCATGAAGAGGAGCTCCAGTGGGTCGAGACCGCGCAGGATTTCCGCGCGGCATTGATGATCTCCCCGGAGACCGGATTCCGGACCTGGGGGACGACGACGATGACCGCTGAGATCCCTTCCGGTGGGCACACCGGAGCCCACAAACACGGCGAAGAAGCGATCCTCATCGTCGAGGGCACGGGCTACAGCGTGATCGACAACATCCGCTACGACTGGAAGCGCCACAGCGTCGTCGCCGTCCCCTTCGGCGCGGTGCACCAGCACTTCAACACCGGGGATGACACGGTCCGCTACGTCTCGATCCTCTCGGTCCACCTCGAGCACTACGCCGGCCTGCACCGCACGATCCAGGTCGAGCCCTTCGGCATGACGAGCACCGAGCCCGACGTCGAGCGCTCGCCGGACGGCCTCGCCCCGGAGGGCAACCGGATCGTGCTGCACCGCGAGGACGGCACCCGCCAGGGCGGGGAGACCGACGGGGTGCCCGTCCCCGAGATACCCGCGGAGATGCCGGAGTTCGACCCCGAGCACCCCCTCATCCTCGGCGACCTCGACGGCATGGGCCGCCTTCCGGTCGGCATGCACCACGGCGGCTCGTCGGGGGTCGGCTTCATGAGCTGCCGCCGCGAGGTGAACGGCTTCCGGGTCTACGAGAACGAGATCAGCGGCATCCTCTCCGACGAGCCGCACGCGTACGGCGGGATGCACGCGCACATGGAGGCGCACCTGTACTGCCTCGCCGGCCACGGCTACACGACGGTCGGTGACGAGAAGGTGGAGTGGAGAAAGGGCAGCGCATGGTGGGTGCCGGGGCCGCAGACCCCCCACCGTCACGTCAACGAGTCCGACGAGCACTCCGAGATGGTCCGCATCGCCTTCGGCATCCGCTACTTCTTCGAGCGTTCGGCGAAGCGCGAGTTCCCCTACCTCTACCTCTCGCCGCGTCAGGCCGTCCTCGAGCGGAGCTCGGCCGGGCGGAGCTGA